A portion of the Toxoplasma gondii ME49 chromosome VIIb, whole genome shotgun sequence genome contains these proteins:
- a CDS encoding hypothetical protein (encoded by transcript TGME49_255400~Predicted trans-membrane domain (TMHMM2.0):217-240) yields the protein MDVVFEFTRVVISAVSKRCASVILEVARQNPRYSGRLIEMGQATNRAYVHLKYFSGRVLMPRGPLHSHARCGSPLASQSSQASSGLPASPKANLQAAASASADGASSVAAQRSSDAETRSPGASAQTVQADPSNATSSGVPPPPGVSSSTNSSSSNAASSSTSSSSSTSSSSSNSSSSGSPHTASFSPWNRTGTRITLNVKPLDDDKALEVGAEALSDGLVMLVMLCLVAVGLSIRRFYAARVEAKGRQREAELRERHAETHRQLEQVIRFLQQHYPDFKLQETIPPETTGSPDSPPQEEEQRTAGQPKSL from the exons ATGGATGTCGTTTTCGAGTTCACTCGTGTCGTCATTTCTGCCGTTAGCAAAAGATGCGCCAGCGTCATCCTCGAAGTTGCTCGTCAGAACCCACG GTACAGTGGGCGCCTCATCGAGATGGGCCAGGCCACCAACCGGgcgtacgtacacctgaagTACTTCAGCGGGAGAGTTCTCATGCCGCGCGGACCTTTGCACTCCCACGCGCGATGTGGGTCTCCACTGGCTTCGCAGTCTTCGCAGGCCAGCAGCGGCCTACCGGCCTCCCCAAAGGCGAACCTGCAAGCCGCGGCTTCCGCCTCAGCAGACGGAGCGTCTTCTGTGGCAGCGCAGCGTTCTAGTGACGCTGAAACTCGCTCTCCCGGTGCCTCAGCGCAGACAGTCCAGGCAGACCCTTCCAACGCAACATCCTCCGGTGTTCCACCTCCCCCGGGTGTTTCATCTTCGACGAACTCCTCATCTTCGAATGCCGCATCTTCATCgacctcttcgtcgtcatcgacttcctcgtcttcctcgaattcctcgtcttctggaAGCCCACACACggcgtcgttttctccgtgGAATCGGACAGGGACGAGGATCACTCTCAACGTAAAACCTCTTGACGATGACAAGGCACTTGAG GTTGGAGCTGAGGCACTCAGCGATGGCCTCGTGATGCTGGTGATGCTCTGTCTCGTTGCGGTGGGTTTGTCCATCCGTCGTTTTTACGCTGCACGCGTCGAGGCCaaggggagacagcgcgaggcTGAACTGCGGGAGcggcatgcagagacgcaccGCCAGTTGGAGCAAGtgattcgttttcttcagcaGCATTATCCGGACTTTAAGCTTCAGGAAACTATTCCTCCTGAGACCACAGGTTCCCCGGACAGTCCCccacaagaagaggaacagagaactGCTGGGCAGCCTAAGTCTCTGTAG